The following are encoded in a window of Bradyrhizobium sp. WBOS07 genomic DNA:
- the ubiA gene encoding 4-hydroxybenzoate octaprenyltransferase → MSDASARVADSTGNWVDTLAPPWARPYLRLSRFDRPIGSWLLLMPCWWSAALASGMAHDVRGLPLTIVLFFIGAFVMRGAGCTWNDITDRDLDDKVERTRSRPLPSGQVSTKQALAFMVAQALVGLVVLLQFNRFAIATGIASLLIVAIYPFMKRITWWPQIVLGLAFSWGALMGFAVTFGRIDVTALVLYAAAISWVIGYDTVYAHQDAEDDALIGIKSTARLFGAHTHQALILFYGLSVMLIGVALASADALWPAWLGLAAFAAHLAWQIVRLRIDDPELCLRLFKSNKHAGLLLFAGLLADAVMRSA, encoded by the coding sequence ATGAGCGACGCGTCCGCCCGCGTTGCCGATTCCACCGGCAACTGGGTCGATACGCTCGCGCCGCCATGGGCACGGCCTTACCTCCGCTTGTCCCGCTTCGATCGTCCGATCGGCTCCTGGCTGCTGCTGATGCCATGCTGGTGGTCGGCGGCGCTCGCGAGCGGCATGGCGCATGACGTCCGCGGACTGCCGCTCACCATCGTGCTGTTCTTCATCGGCGCCTTCGTGATGCGCGGCGCGGGCTGCACCTGGAATGACATCACCGACCGCGATCTCGACGACAAGGTCGAGCGCACCCGCTCGCGGCCGCTGCCGTCGGGGCAGGTGAGCACGAAGCAGGCGCTGGCCTTCATGGTCGCGCAGGCGCTGGTCGGTCTCGTGGTGCTGCTGCAGTTCAACCGCTTCGCGATCGCGACCGGCATCGCATCGCTCCTGATCGTCGCGATCTATCCCTTCATGAAGCGGATCACCTGGTGGCCGCAGATCGTGCTCGGGCTTGCCTTCTCCTGGGGCGCGCTGATGGGGTTTGCCGTCACCTTCGGCCGCATCGACGTCACTGCGCTGGTGCTCTATGCCGCCGCGATTTCCTGGGTGATCGGCTATGACACGGTCTACGCGCATCAGGACGCCGAAGACGACGCGCTGATCGGCATCAAGTCGACCGCACGCCTGTTCGGCGCGCATACGCACCAGGCGCTGATCCTGTTCTACGGGCTGTCGGTGATGCTGATCGGCGTCGCGCTCGCCTCGGCCGATGCGCTCTGGCCGGCCTGGCTCGGCCTCGCCGCCTTCGCCGCCCATCTGGCGTGGCAGATCGTGCGCCTGCGGATCGACGATCCCGAGCTGTGCCTGCGCCTGTTCAAGTCGAACAAGCATGCGGGGTTGCTGCTGTTTGCGGGATTGCTCGCGGACGCCGTGATGCGGTCGGCGTAG
- a CDS encoding TldD/PmbA family protein yields the protein MNSSPSTSSTTANRDLFDQSALSDLAQRLVEAARRAGADAADAVAVRGVSQGVEVRDGRVEESERSEGDDVGLRVLVGQRQAVVSTNDVSGDAVTKLAERAVAMARVAPDDKYVGLADPALLARDFPDLDLLDPGVPATSELERRALEAEAAALAVKGVTKSGGASASAGIGGMVLVTSTGFHGSYLRSSQGISATAISGEGTGMERDYDFTSAPHAADLLSPEAVGRSAGERTVARSNPRKVETCKVPVVFDPRVAGSLVGHLVGAINGASIARKTSFLKDKLGQQLFANNIRIVDDPLRKRGLRSQTFDAEGVAVKRTALVDEGVLTTWLLDCATARELGLITTGHAHRGVSSSPSPGPYNLHLEPGTPSPAELISDISQGFYVTDLIGSGVNGVTGDYSRGASGFWIENGEITYPVSEVTIAGHLFEIFKSMQPANNLEFRYGINAPTVRIEGLTLGGR from the coding sequence GTGAACTCTTCACCGTCCACAAGCTCGACCACAGCCAATCGCGACCTGTTCGATCAGTCCGCGCTCTCCGATCTCGCGCAGCGGCTGGTCGAGGCGGCCAGGCGCGCGGGCGCGGACGCGGCCGATGCGGTCGCGGTGCGCGGCGTCTCGCAAGGTGTCGAGGTGCGCGACGGACGCGTCGAGGAATCCGAGCGGTCGGAGGGCGACGATGTCGGCCTGCGGGTGCTGGTCGGCCAGCGCCAGGCGGTGGTCTCGACCAACGACGTCAGCGGCGATGCCGTGACCAAGCTTGCCGAACGCGCGGTCGCGATGGCGCGCGTCGCGCCCGACGACAAATATGTCGGCCTCGCCGATCCCGCGCTGCTCGCGCGCGATTTCCCCGATCTCGACCTGCTCGATCCCGGCGTGCCCGCAACCAGCGAGCTCGAGCGCCGCGCGCTCGAGGCCGAAGCCGCGGCGCTCGCGGTGAAGGGCGTGACAAAATCCGGCGGCGCCTCGGCTTCCGCCGGCATCGGCGGCATGGTGCTCGTCACCTCGACCGGCTTCCACGGCTCCTACCTGCGCTCCAGCCAGGGCATCTCGGCCACCGCCATCTCGGGCGAGGGCACCGGCATGGAGCGCGACTACGACTTCACCTCGGCGCCGCATGCCGCCGATCTGTTGTCGCCGGAAGCCGTCGGCCGTTCCGCCGGCGAGCGCACCGTGGCGCGCTCCAATCCGCGCAAGGTCGAAACCTGCAAGGTCCCCGTCGTGTTCGATCCGCGCGTTGCCGGCTCGCTGGTCGGTCATCTCGTCGGCGCCATCAACGGCGCCTCGATCGCGCGCAAGACCAGCTTCCTGAAGGACAAGCTCGGCCAGCAGCTGTTCGCGAACAACATCCGCATCGTTGACGATCCCCTGCGCAAGCGCGGCCTGCGCTCGCAGACCTTCGATGCCGAGGGCGTCGCGGTGAAGAGAACCGCGCTGGTCGACGAGGGCGTGCTGACGACCTGGCTGCTCGATTGCGCCACCGCGCGCGAACTCGGCCTCATCACCACCGGCCACGCCCATCGCGGCGTGTCCTCCTCGCCCTCGCCGGGGCCGTACAATCTGCATCTGGAGCCCGGCACGCCGAGCCCGGCTGAGCTGATCTCCGACATCAGCCAAGGTTTCTACGTCACCGATCTGATCGGCTCCGGCGTCAACGGCGTGACCGGCGATTACAGCCGCGGCGCCTCCGGCTTCTGGATCGAGAACGGCGAGATCACCTATCCCGTCAGCGAAGTCACCATCGCCGGCCATCTGTTCGAGATCTTCAAGTCGATGCAGCCCGCGAACAATCTCGAATTCCGCTACGGCATCAATGCGCCGACGGTGCGCATCGAGGGTTTGACGCTTGGCGGACGCTGA
- a CDS encoding 16S rRNA (uracil(1498)-N(3))-methyltransferase, which translates to MPSHDFRAPRLFVDAPLAQDARVALDRDQSNYLGNVLRLSAGAEVLAFNGRDGEWQAAIEGRKRPDGLVVLQQTRPQDRLADLAYVFAPLKHARLDYMVQKAIEMGAAALHPVLTRFTQASRVNTERMRANVVEAAEQCGILSIASVAEPVALERFLSQRPADRLLIFCDEAAEVENPIQSLQAARAAGQGIDVLIGPEGGFAEDERALLLRQPKILRLALGPRIMRADTAAVAALALVQAVLGDWGSKGG; encoded by the coding sequence ATGCCCTCCCACGACTTTCGTGCCCCCCGCCTGTTCGTCGATGCCCCCCTTGCCCAGGACGCCAGGGTCGCGCTCGACCGCGACCAGAGCAACTATCTCGGCAACGTGCTGCGGCTTTCCGCCGGGGCCGAGGTCTTGGCGTTCAACGGCCGGGACGGCGAGTGGCAGGCCGCCATTGAAGGCCGCAAGCGGCCGGACGGCCTCGTCGTCCTCCAGCAGACCCGGCCCCAGGACCGGCTTGCCGACCTCGCCTACGTCTTCGCCCCGCTGAAGCATGCCCGGCTCGACTACATGGTCCAGAAGGCCATCGAGATGGGCGCCGCCGCGCTGCATCCGGTTCTGACCCGGTTCACCCAAGCCTCCCGCGTCAATACCGAGCGGATGCGGGCCAATGTCGTCGAGGCAGCCGAGCAGTGCGGCATCTTGAGCATCGCCAGCGTCGCCGAACCGGTGGCCCTGGAGCGCTTCCTCAGCCAGCGCCCGGCCGACCGGCTGCTGATCTTCTGCGACGAGGCAGCGGAGGTCGAAAACCCGATTCAGAGCCTGCAAGCCGCGCGCGCGGCCGGACAAGGTATCGACGTCCTGATCGGCCCCGAAGGCGGTTTTGCCGAGGACGAGCGGGCCCTGCTGCTGCGGCAGCCCAAGATCCTCCGGCTCGCCCTGGGCCCCCGGATCATGCGGGCCGACACCGCCGCCGTGGCGGCGCTGGCGCTGGTCCAGGCGGTATTGGGCGATTGGGGCAGTAAAGGGGGTTAA
- a CDS encoding DUF6101 family protein produces MRRQTATCGAHPAGSSRSLRLDPLSLPVRFDAHDPRADGYTRQIELHRERVVLRRAVRGMQMAINVRVSDFTGVALRGNDEAQALVLVHRDPSLSVPLLVGADSEELAEAWAVWSELFALPQLDEGARKPAARRRRANAIRARRPKFLMRRRVAMARELPVHREEREIIARN; encoded by the coding sequence GTGAGGCGTCAAACAGCAACATGCGGGGCCCACCCCGCCGGGTCGAGCCGCTCGCTGCGGCTCGACCCTCTTTCCCTTCCGGTCCGCTTCGATGCGCACGATCCGCGCGCCGACGGATATACGAGGCAGATCGAGCTTCATCGCGAACGTGTCGTGCTGCGCCGTGCCGTCCGCGGCATGCAGATGGCGATCAACGTCCGCGTCAGCGACTTCACCGGCGTCGCGCTGCGCGGCAATGACGAGGCCCAAGCCCTCGTGCTGGTGCATCGCGACCCCTCGCTGTCCGTGCCGCTGCTGGTCGGCGCCGATAGCGAAGAACTCGCGGAAGCCTGGGCGGTCTGGAGCGAGCTCTTCGCACTGCCGCAGCTCGACGAGGGTGCGCGCAAGCCCGCAGCCCGCCGCCGCCGCGCCAACGCGATCCGCGCCCGCCGCCCGAAATTCCTGATGCGCCGCCGTGTTGCGATGGCGCGCGAGCTGCCCGTGCACCGCGAAGAACGTGAGATTATCGCGAGGAACTAG